The following coding sequences lie in one Rutidosis leptorrhynchoides isolate AG116_Rl617_1_P2 chromosome 4, CSIRO_AGI_Rlap_v1, whole genome shotgun sequence genomic window:
- the LOC139840462 gene encoding uncharacterized protein — translation MDFITKLPKTVNGYDTIWVIVDHITKSAHFFSMKETDKMEKLAQLYLKEVVSRHGWDRFLPLAEFSYNNSYHSSIQVAPFEALYGRKCRSPICWNKVGDRQLTGPEIIHEMTEHIVKIKQRLETARSRQTSYADVRRKPLEFQENDMVLPKVSPWKGVIRFGK, via the exons atggatttcattacgaagttgccAAAAACTGTGAATggctatgatacgatttgggtgattgttgaccataTCACTAAATCTGCTCACTTTTTCtcgatgaaggaaactgacaagatggaaaagCTTGCTcagttgtatttgaaggaagttgtttcaaggcatg gaTGGGACCGATTCCTGccattagctgagttttcttataataacagctatcattcaagtatccAAGTTGCACCGTTCGAGGCACTCTATGGGCGAAAATGTAGATCGCCAATCTGTTGGAATAAAGTGGGTGACCGACAgttgactggtcccgagatcatccacgaGATGACCGAACACATTGTAAAGATTAAGCAAAGGCTAGAGACAGCCCGAAGTCGTCAAACGAGTTATGCTGACGTTAGAagaaaaccgttagaattccaagAAAACGATATGGTCCTGccaaaggtgtcaccgtggaaaggtgtgatacgctttggcaaATGA